A stretch of DNA from Candidatus Pseudomonas phytovorans:
CTTGGCACCGGCCTTTTTGGCGATGTCGCGGGCGCGGTCGACGTCTTGCAGGTCGGCTGCGGTCAGCTCAGGGTTGTACTTGAGGATCGAGTCGAACACCGACAGGCGCACGAACGGCTCACCGAAGTGGAATACCTTGTCGCCATACGGCACATCGGTGCTGCCCAGCACCAGTTGCGCCAGCTCGCGGAACAGTTCTTCGGTGAGGTCCATGTTGTCGTTGTAGTCGGCGTAAGCCTGGTAGAACTCGAGCATGGTGAATTCAGGGTTGTGACGGGTCGAGACACCTTCGTTACGGAAGTTGCGGTTGATCTCGAACACTTTCTCAAACCCACCAACAACAAGCCGCTTGAGGTACAGCTCCGGCGCAATACGCAGGAACATGGCCATGTCCAGCGCATTGTGGTGGGTTTCGAACGGTTTTGCCGCCGCGCCGCCCGGGATGGTCTGCAGCATCGGCGTTTCGACTTCAAGGAAGTCACGATCAATGAGGAACTTGCGGATGTGCGAGATAACCTGCGAGCGCACCCGGAAGGTGTGGCGGGTTTCTTCGTTGACCATCAGGTCGACATAACGCTGGCGGTAGCGCTGCTCGGTGTCGGTCAGGCCGTGATGCTTGTCGGGCAGCGGACGCAGCGACTTGGTCAGCAGGCGCACGTTGGTCATCTCGACGTAAAGGTCGCCCTTGCCGGAACGGGCCAAGGTGCCTTCGGCGCTGATGATGTCGCCCAGGTCCCAAGTCTTGACGGCGGCCAGAGTTTCTTCCGGCAGGGTCTTGCGGTTGACGTAGACCTGAATGCGACCGGTCATGTCCTGGATCACCATGAACGAGCCACGGTTGAGCATGATACGGCCGGCAACCTTGACCGGGATCGCGGCTGCTTCCAGCTCTTCCTTGGTCTTGTCCGCGTACTGTTTCTGCAGGTCGTTGCAGTAGCTGTCGCGACGGAAGTCGTTGGGGAAGGCATTGCCCTTGGCACGCTCGGCGGCAAGTTTTTCCTTGCGCAGGGCGATCAGGGTGTTTTCTTCCTGTTGCAGGTCTTGCGATTCGGTCTTGAGGTCGCTCATGTCGTCATTCTTTCCATCAGGTATTCGTTGCCCTTTTCGGGCAGGGCACGCGATACCGGCAAGTGGCCTGGTATCGCGGCAGTGGTGTACGGCTTACAGCCCCTGCTTGAGGCTCGCTTCCAGGTACTGGTCGATGTCCCCGTCCAGGACCTTGCCGCAATCGCTGCGTTCGACGCCGGTACGCAGGTCCTTGATGCGCGAGTCATCCAGCACGTAGGAGCGGATCTGGTGGCCCCAGCCGATGTCCGACTTGCTGTCTTCCAGCGCCTGCGAGGCGGCGTTGCGCTTCTGCATTTCCAGCTCGTACAACTTGGCCCGCAGCATTTTCATGGCGGTGTCTTTGTTGGCGTGCTGGGAACGTTCGTTCTGGCAGGCCACCACGGTGTTGGTCGGTACGTGGGTGATACGCACCGCAGAGTCGGTGGTGTTCACGTGCTGACCACCGGCACCGGAGGAGCGGTAGGTGTCGATGCGCAGGTCGGACGGGTTGATATCGATCTCGACCTTGTCGTCGATCTCGGGCGACACGAATACCGCCGAGAACGAGGTGTGGCGACGGGCGCCGGAGTCGAACGGGCTCTTGCGCACCAGGCGGTGCACGCCGATCTCGGTGCGCAGCCAGCCAAAGGCGTACTCGCCCTTGATGTGCACGGTAGCACCCTTGATACCGGCGACTTCACCTTCGGACAGCTCGATGATGGTGGCGTCGAAGCCACGCTTGTCGGCCCAGCGCAGGTACATGCGCAGCAGGATGTTGGCCCAGTCCTGCGCCTCGGTACCGCCAGAGCCGGCCTGGATGTCCAGGTAGGCGTTGTTCGGGTCCATCTCGCCGCTGAACATGCGACGGAACTCAAGCTTGGCCAGGGCTTCTTCCAGGCCCTGCAGCTCG
This window harbors:
- the lysS gene encoding lysine--tRNA ligase encodes the protein MSDLKTESQDLQQEENTLIALRKEKLAAERAKGNAFPNDFRRDSYCNDLQKQYADKTKEELEAAAIPVKVAGRIMLNRGSFMVIQDMTGRIQVYVNRKTLPEETLAAVKTWDLGDIISAEGTLARSGKGDLYVEMTNVRLLTKSLRPLPDKHHGLTDTEQRYRQRYVDLMVNEETRHTFRVRSQVISHIRKFLIDRDFLEVETPMLQTIPGGAAAKPFETHHNALDMAMFLRIAPELYLKRLVVGGFEKVFEINRNFRNEGVSTRHNPEFTMLEFYQAYADYNDNMDLTEELFRELAQLVLGSTDVPYGDKVFHFGEPFVRLSVFDSILKYNPELTAADLQDVDRARDIAKKAGAKVLGHEGLGKLQVMIFEELVEHKLEQPHFITEYPFEVSPLARRNDDNPAVTDRFELFIGGREIANAYSELNDAEDQAERFLAQVAEKDAGDDEAMHYDADFVRALEYGMPPTAGEGIGIDRLVMLLTNSPSIRDVILFPHMRPQA
- the prfB gene encoding peptide chain release factor 2 (programmed frameshift) → MEIQPILNTIKDLTERSQSIRGYLDYDHKHDRLIEVNRELEDPNVWNKPEYAQALGRERAMLLQVVETLDKMANGLADCKDLLDMAVEEDDEGAVSDVETELQGLEEALAKLEFRRMFSGEMDPNNAYLDIQAGSGGTEAQDWANILLRMYLRWADKRGFDATIIELSEGEVAGIKGATVHIKGEYAFGWLRTEIGVHRLVRKSPFDSGARRHTSFSAVFVSPEIDDKVEIDINPSDLRIDTYRSSGAGGQHVNTTDSAVRITHVPTNTVVACQNERSQHANKDTAMKMLRAKLYELEMQKRNAASQALEDSKSDIGWGHQIRSYVLDDSRIKDLRTGVERSDCGKVLDGDIDQYLEASLKQGL